The Mus musculus strain C57BL/6J chromosome 2, GRCm38.p6 C57BL/6J genome has a window encoding:
- the 1810024B03Rik gene encoding uncharacterized protein LOC329509 isoform X1 yields the protein MKSLHHRHILQLLQVFQTRHKTYLVMEYASRGSLLKYIKKRRPLDEEEACTMFSELSLAVNYIHSQNIAHQDIKAENILLDWDGHVKLTDFGISKRLASGEKFKGFCGTAQYCAPEVFNDTQYGGLPSDIWSLGMVLYYRPPSLSRDNALQHKVHDTIPELVDSISPVSRALRPNDEINDNRPHNEAIHQRSIGIPVAAP from the coding sequence ATGAAGTCTCTACACCACCGTCATATATTACAGCTTCTACAAGTTTTTCAAACCAGGCACAAAACCTACCTGGTGATGGAATATGCATCCCGGGGATCCCTGCTGAAATACATCAAAAAGCGTCGGCCTCTAGATGAGGAAGAGGCATGTACCATGTTTTCAGAACTCTCTTTGGCTGTCAACTATATCCACAGTCAGAATATTGCCCACCAAGACATCAAGGCTGAGAACATCCTATTGGATTGGGATGGCCATGTAAAACTCACTGATTTTGGCATAAGCAAAAGACTGGCCTCTGGGGAGAAATTCAAGGGATTTTGTGGCACAGCACAATATTGTGCTCCTGAAGTGTTCAATGACACACAATATGGTGGCCTTCCAAGCGACATATGGAGTCTTGGAATGGTATTATACTATCGGCCACCTTCCCTTTCAAGGGACAACGCACTCCAACATAAAGTACATGATACTATCCCAGAGCTGGTGGATTCCATATCGCCTGTCTCCAGAGCTTTGAGACCTAATGATGAGATTAATGACAATAGACCCCACAATGAGGCCATCCATCAAAGAAGTATTGGCATACCCGTGGCTGCGCCGTGA